One region of Xyrauchen texanus isolate HMW12.3.18 chromosome 11, RBS_HiC_50CHRs, whole genome shotgun sequence genomic DNA includes:
- the LOC127651877 gene encoding 40S ribosomal protein S6-like — MKLNISFPATGCQKLIEVDDERKLRIFYEKRMATEVAADTLGDEWKGYVVRISGGNDKQGFAMKQGVLTHGRVRLLLSKGHSCYRPRRTGERKRKSVRGCIVDANLSVLNLVIVRKGEKDIPGLTDSTVPRRLGPKRASKIRKLFNLSKDDDVRQYVVRRPLTKEGKKPRTKAPKIQRLVTPRVLQHKRRRIALKKQRTLKNKEEASEYAKLLAKRMKEAKEKRHEKIAKRRRLSSLRASTSKSESSQK, encoded by the exons CTCAATATTTCGTTCCCCGCCACTGGCTGCCAAAAGCTGATAGAAGTTGACGATGAGCGTAAACTGAGGATTTTCTATGAGAAGCGCATGGCCACAGAGGTGGCTGCAGACACTCTGGGTGATGAGTGGAAG GGCTATGTTGTGCGCATCAGCGGAGGCAATGACAAACAGGGCTTCGCCATGAAACAGGGTGTGCTGACCCATGGCCGTGTGCGTCTCCTCCTCAGCAAGGGACACTCCTGTTACCGCCCTCGCCGTACTGGCGAGCGCAAACGCAAGTCTGTCCGTGGCTGCATTGTTGATGCCAACCTTAGTGTTCTCAACTTGGTCATTGTCAGGAAGG GTGAAAAGGACATTCCTGGGCTTACTGATAGCACTGTCCCTCGCCGACTTGGACCCAAGAGAGCAAGCAAGATCCGCAAGCTCTTTAACCTGTCCAAAGATGATGACGTCAGGCAGTATGTGGTCAGGAGACCCCTCACTAAAGAAG GTAAGAAGCCCCGGACTAAGGCCCCTAAGATTCAGCGTCTGGTTACACCACGTGTGCTGCAGCACAAGCGCAGACGTATTGCTCTCAAGAAGCAGCGCACTCTGAAGAACAAGGAGGAGGCCTCAGAGTACGCCAAGCTGCTGGCCAAGAGGATGAAG GAGGCCAAAGAAAAACGTCATGAAAAGATTGCTAAGAGACGACGTCTTTCCTCTCTGAGAGCCTCAACGTCCAAGTCGGAGTCTAGCCAGAAATGA